One segment of Methylotenera versatilis 79 DNA contains the following:
- the ppk1 gene encoding polyphosphate kinase 1, with product MPITKLLDRDLSILSFNQRVLRLAQRQDYPLLERLKFLCIVASNLDEFFEVRMEAQIDAMQRHTKKGVVTVNSFNAVSEQAHALIAQQYAIFNDELMPALKQAGVDIVAGHERTPAQKKWVAKYFEDNVKPLLLPIALDRAHPFPLVAGKALHFIVELAPDKSNSPPNINIIRVPRILPRVMQLPNIDGTQQHFVTLTSIIAAHLPDLFGKKKLLSYSQFRVTRHSDLALDEDDIHDLPKALRQELAQRPFGEAVRLEVSQSCVTHLSDFLLAEFNLTPASLYLVQGPVNLGRLIQLTGLAQGVDSNGRDLAFVPFQPLWPKDLNQEESFFTQLKQKDVLIHRPYESFEAVIKFLHEAVHDPKVLAIHQTIYRTGSDPRMLNLLQEAVRRGKEVLVIVEIKARFDEETNINWAESLEAIGAQIVYGMVGLKTHAKMLLVMRQEGKRIKRYAHVSTGNYNANTAKLYTDICMLTSNLTLTREVEYVFRHLTSQIALPRMRQLLVAPFNLQATMLRRITAAKRACVLGGQAKIIAKMNSLTDTLLVKALIGAAQQGVTIDLIIRGACILPIDAPGVNGRIHIRSIVGRFLEHSRIFYFEINPIKGNQIKRMWLSSADWMSRNMVRRVEIAWPILDSEMQTRVMQECLLPYLEDTEDAWVLIENGAYQQLDMQNISHSKRLSTQKTLIKAYTPSEK from the coding sequence ATGCCAATAACAAAGCTGCTTGATCGTGATTTAAGTATTCTCAGTTTTAACCAGCGCGTGCTACGTCTGGCACAACGCCAAGATTATCCACTATTAGAACGGTTAAAGTTTTTGTGCATTGTTGCCTCAAACTTGGATGAGTTTTTTGAGGTGCGCATGGAAGCGCAAATCGATGCCATGCAACGACACACCAAAAAAGGCGTTGTCACCGTTAATAGTTTCAACGCAGTTTCTGAGCAAGCGCATGCATTAATCGCGCAGCAATATGCGATTTTCAATGACGAGTTGATGCCCGCTTTAAAACAAGCGGGTGTGGATATTGTAGCTGGACACGAGCGCACACCAGCGCAAAAAAAATGGGTCGCTAAATATTTTGAGGATAATGTTAAACCGCTGTTATTACCGATTGCATTAGACCGCGCGCATCCGTTTCCTTTGGTGGCTGGCAAGGCATTGCATTTTATTGTAGAACTAGCGCCAGACAAGTCTAATAGTCCGCCCAATATTAATATTATTCGCGTGCCACGCATTTTGCCAAGAGTGATGCAGTTGCCAAACATTGATGGTACGCAGCAACATTTTGTTACCTTAACCAGTATTATCGCCGCGCATTTACCCGATTTATTTGGGAAAAAAAAGTTGTTAAGTTACTCTCAGTTTAGGGTTACACGTCATTCAGATTTGGCATTGGATGAAGATGATATCCATGATTTACCCAAGGCGTTGCGTCAAGAGTTAGCACAGCGGCCATTTGGCGAAGCGGTGCGTTTAGAAGTTTCGCAAAGTTGTGTGACGCATTTGTCTGATTTTCTGTTAGCAGAATTTAACTTAACGCCTGCATCACTTTACCTCGTCCAGGGCCCTGTCAATTTGGGCCGATTGATTCAGTTAACTGGTTTAGCGCAAGGTGTTGATTCAAATGGTAGAGATTTAGCCTTTGTGCCTTTTCAGCCGCTTTGGCCTAAAGATTTAAACCAAGAAGAATCATTTTTTACCCAGCTTAAACAAAAAGATGTGCTGATTCATCGTCCTTACGAAAGTTTTGAAGCGGTCATCAAGTTTTTACACGAAGCAGTGCATGATCCAAAAGTATTGGCGATTCATCAAACGATTTACCGCACAGGTAGCGATCCGCGCATGCTTAATCTGCTGCAAGAGGCGGTGCGCCGCGGTAAAGAAGTGCTGGTTATTGTAGAAATTAAAGCGCGTTTTGATGAAGAAACCAATATTAACTGGGCGGAGTCACTTGAGGCGATTGGCGCGCAAATCGTCTATGGCATGGTTGGACTAAAAACGCATGCAAAAATGTTACTGGTGATGCGCCAAGAAGGTAAACGCATCAAGCGCTATGCACACGTTTCAACCGGAAATTACAATGCAAACACTGCGAAGTTGTATACCGATATTTGCATGCTCACCAGTAATTTAACGCTCACGCGTGAGGTGGAATATGTGTTCAGGCATTTGACTAGCCAAATTGCACTGCCGCGCATGCGCCAATTATTGGTCGCTCCTTTTAATCTGCAAGCGACCATGTTACGGAGAATTACAGCGGCAAAACGCGCTTGCGTATTAGGCGGACAAGCAAAAATTATCGCAAAAATGAATTCGTTAACGGATACTCTGTTGGTTAAAGCGTTAATTGGCGCGGCGCAACAGGGCGTTACGATTGATTTGATTATTCGCGGCGCGTGTATTTTGCCGATTGATGCGCCGGGCGTAAATGGTCGCATTCATATTCGCTCGATTGTCGGGCGATTTTTAGAGCATTCGCGCATTTTTTACTTTGAGATTAATCCAATCAAGGGCAATCAAATCAAGCGAATGTGGCTTTCTAGCGCCGATTGGATGAGTCGCAACATGGTTCGCCGTGTAGAAATTGCCTGGCCAATTTTAGACAGTGAAATGCAAACGCGCGTGATGCAAGAATGTTTATTGCCTTATTTAGAAGATACCGAA
- a CDS encoding tRNA threonylcarbamoyladenosine dehydratase produces the protein MTGELDFERRFGGVKRLYGEAGLKKLNTAHAVVIGIGGVGSWAAEALARNAVGTITLIDLDNIAESNVNRQLHAVDGAFGQAKVSAMRERILSINPLCNVREIEDFITTQNITTILSFECDVILDCIDDAQAKIALADFCKRKQIPLIMAGSAGGRLDPTRIQVADLAHVTGDRLLSKVRNQLRRDYAFPKVLNTKKPAKFGIDCVFSDEQAIKPDSTKASTSETEDACEVEPTSITGLNCAGYGSSVCVTAPFGFTAAQLAINYILL, from the coding sequence ATGACTGGCGAATTGGATTTTGAGCGCCGTTTTGGTGGCGTAAAACGCTTGTATGGCGAAGCAGGATTGAAAAAACTCAATACTGCGCATGCCGTTGTGATTGGTATTGGCGGCGTAGGGAGTTGGGCAGCAGAAGCGCTGGCACGCAATGCGGTGGGTACGATTACACTGATTGACTTGGATAATATCGCAGAGAGTAACGTGAATCGCCAATTGCATGCAGTAGATGGCGCATTTGGACAAGCAAAAGTCAGCGCGATGCGTGAACGTATTTTGAGCATTAATCCGCTTTGCAACGTGCGCGAAATTGAAGATTTTATTACGACGCAAAATATTACAACAATTCTGAGCTTTGAATGTGACGTGATATTAGATTGTATTGACGACGCGCAAGCCAAAATTGCTTTGGCAGATTTTTGTAAGCGCAAGCAAATACCACTTATCATGGCTGGCAGTGCAGGTGGGCGGCTTGATCCTACGCGCATTCAAGTGGCCGATCTAGCGCATGTGACTGGTGATAGATTATTGTCTAAAGTACGCAATCAATTGCGCCGCGATTATGCTTTCCCCAAAGTACTTAACACTAAAAAACCAGCAAAATTTGGCATTGATTGTGTTTTTTCGGATGAACAGGCCATTAAGCCAGACTCAACCAAAGCAAGTACATCTGAAACAGAAGATGCATGTGAAGTCGAACCTACCTCAATCACTGGCTTAAATTGTGCTGGATATGGCTCTAGCGTTTGCGTTACCGCACCATTTGGATTTACTGCTGCGCAATTAGCAATCAACTACATTCTGCTTTAA
- the acpS gene encoding holo-ACP synthase, protein MIFGIGTDIVEVSRIEASIAQFGDDFAKRILADSEFASYQQSQIKPRFLAKRFAAKEAFSKALGTGLRAPATFQNIAVSHDALGKPILVLAAELQAMLLTKNITQTHISISDEKNLAAAFVILET, encoded by the coding sequence ATGATTTTTGGAATCGGTACAGATATTGTAGAAGTCAGTCGAATCGAAGCTTCTATTGCACAATTTGGCGATGATTTTGCTAAACGTATTTTAGCGGATAGCGAGTTCGCGAGCTATCAACAATCGCAAATAAAGCCGCGATTTTTAGCTAAGCGTTTTGCAGCAAAAGAAGCTTTCTCAAAAGCGCTTGGCACGGGTTTGCGTGCGCCAGCCACTTTCCAAAATATCGCGGTTTCGCATGATGCTTTAGGTAAGCCAATATTGGTTTTAGCGGCAGAGTTACAGGCGATGTTGTTAACTAAAAATATCACGCAAACACATATTAGTATTAGTGATGAAAAGAACTTAGCGGCAGCTTTTGTCATATTAGAAACATGA
- the pdxJ gene encoding pyridoxine 5'-phosphate synthase: MIKLGVNIDHVATIRQARGTKYPSVVQAALRAEQAGADSITLHLREDRRHMQDADIFALRPLLQTKMNLEVAVTDEMIGIACQVKPQDVCLVPERREERTTEGGLDVVMHFDKVKAACEKLAAHGIRVSLFIGPDIAQIDAAKKMGAPVIELHTGTFADAETESVKAIELTRIKQAVAHAKKLGLVVNAGHGLHYHNVHEVAEIQGLEELNIGHAIVAHAIFVGWDNAVAEMKSLMKESAPA, from the coding sequence ATGATTAAATTAGGTGTCAACATCGACCACGTCGCAACCATTCGCCAAGCGCGTGGCACTAAATATCCCAGCGTGGTGCAAGCTGCGTTGCGTGCCGAGCAAGCGGGTGCAGATAGCATTACGTTACATTTGCGTGAAGATCGCCGTCATATGCAAGACGCTGATATTTTCGCCTTGCGCCCCTTGTTGCAAACTAAAATGAATTTAGAAGTGGCTGTGACCGATGAAATGATTGGTATTGCTTGCCAAGTGAAACCGCAAGACGTTTGCCTGGTACCTGAGCGTCGTGAAGAACGCACGACAGAAGGCGGACTTGATGTGGTGATGCATTTTGATAAAGTAAAAGCTGCTTGTGAAAAATTAGCCGCACATGGCATTCGTGTTTCGCTTTTTATTGGTCCAGATATCGCACAGATTGACGCCGCTAAAAAAATGGGCGCGCCAGTGATTGAATTACATACAGGTACTTTTGCAGATGCAGAAACCGAATCAGTAAAAGCAATAGAATTAACACGCATTAAACAGGCCGTTGCGCATGCTAAAAAACTGGGTTTAGTGGTGAATGCAGGTCATGGCCTGCATTATCACAATGTGCATGAAGTCGCCGAAATACAAGGGTTAGAAGAGCTGAATATTGGCCATGCCATCGTCGCGCATGCGATTTTTGTGGGTTGGGATAATGCGGTGGCGGAGATGAAGTCGTTAATGAAAGAGTCTGCGCCAGCGTAG
- the recO gene encoding DNA repair protein RecO, protein MALASNNQKISDHRVANQPVYVLHTYPFKETSLVVELFSQQFGRTAAVAKGARRPHSAMRGMLQSFQMLSGAWSGKNELKTLHSLDWHAGLTLIKGEALMCGFYMNELLLRLLPREDAHENLFEYYDATLKTLASEQDLTANQSLNNSKNLAITLRRFELKLLQEMGYAVPLLTDENDIEISADKSYRYEAEYGACELSVTKNGVQLSGLTLLNMANDDYTDSQTQNQSKQLMRYLLAHYLGDKPLHTRQLLIDLQGL, encoded by the coding sequence TTGGCCTTGGCATCAAACAATCAAAAAATAAGTGATCATCGGGTAGCCAATCAGCCTGTTTACGTTTTACATACTTATCCTTTTAAAGAAACCAGCTTAGTGGTGGAATTATTTAGCCAACAGTTTGGGCGTACTGCAGCAGTCGCCAAAGGTGCGCGCAGGCCGCATTCAGCCATGCGCGGTATGTTGCAGTCTTTTCAAATGCTTTCAGGCGCATGGTCTGGCAAAAACGAACTTAAAACCTTACACAGCTTAGATTGGCACGCTGGCTTGACGCTGATTAAAGGCGAGGCATTGATGTGTGGCTTTTATATGAATGAGCTTTTATTGCGATTGCTGCCACGCGAAGATGCACATGAGAACTTGTTTGAATACTATGACGCAACGCTTAAAACGCTGGCCAGTGAACAAGACTTAACGGCAAACCAAAGTTTAAATAATAGTAAAAACTTAGCCATTACTTTACGACGTTTTGAGCTAAAGCTGTTACAAGAAATGGGCTATGCCGTGCCTTTGTTAACAGATGAAAACGACATAGAGATTTCTGCCGATAAAAGCTATCGCTATGAAGCCGAGTACGGCGCATGTGAGCTTAGCGTCACCAAAAATGGCGTACAATTGAGCGGGTTAACTTTGCTCAATATGGCAAATGACGATTACACCGATAGCCAAACGCAAAACCAAAGTAAACAATTAATGCGCTATTTGTTGGCGCATTATTTAGGCGATAAGCCTTTGCATACAAGGCAATTACTCATTGATTTACAAGGTTTATAA